ttcacacaatgtgtattcaaagctattttatatatgtgtacaGTTACTATGttatgtacagtttttttttcttctctgcacTACACTGTAACACGCAAAGAATTCCACATTGAACAACATTAAATGAAGTGAACAGTTCACACATTACAGTTACGTGAGTAATTTCAATTAGCTGGATACACAGgatggcttttattgtgaagcagcaATCTGGGGTCTGAGGGGTCACATGAGGGGTCACATGAGGTCACATGAGGGGTCACATGAGGGGTCACATGAGGGGTCACATACTACACATATTCGTTCGCAGCAGCACCGGACAAACAGCCAGTTGCCTACAGATAAGTCTGTTTTAAAGCAGAGACACATTTGTCAAATGGGGGGGGGAAGATcattaattaagtaaaagtagcattTCTACAGTGTACAAATACTCTGCTACAAGTATAAGCCCTGCATTCAAAAAcgtacttaagttaaagtacaaaagtattagcatcaaaatatactgaTAGTATCAAAAGTATACGTAGGTCTACTCATCATTCAGAataacatatattatattactggATTATGATTATTGATTGACAAATTGAAATGCCTTTTTGTACTGCTGGGTCTCTCTATCCATTCACCCAATACATCATAGTTGGTTTATTATGttgagtaataataataatatgaatctgcaaagtaatttaagttatcaaataaatgtaatgaagtCAAACGAACAATATTTGCCTCCAAAATTGATAGAAGTAACATAAAAtcaaaatactcaagtaaagtacaagtggGCTGCTGTACCCTTAAAGTTGTACTTAAGTAGCCTTCAGTGCAAGTACAGTCGCGTACTTGAGTAAATGAGGAATGAAAATCAGAAATGAAACTTAGAGAGGATGCTGATCCAACCAGGAACTGAAAGTGCACGAGGCGCAGCCTGTTCTCAGAGGGACGACAGGACACACAGACGCTGCACCGCGAGACGCCGGACAGCCAGGTGAGGGTGAAGATGAAGAGCGTGCTGCTTTACGTTCCCATGGCGATGGTGGTGATGTCCACGTTGGTCGGACTCACAGCTACAACACCATGGTTTAGGACTACAACGCCAACATGGACCACCACTGCAGGTAGGCtacgcacacacaacacacaagagTCTCAAGGTCTTACAATGTCTCGTGCTGtgtaaacaaaaccaaatcacACGTAGGCTATATATTTGGAAAACACTTGTATTCAGTTTTAATGTTATACAACAGCAGCCTGTAGGCTATAATCAACATTAATACAGTCGTCAGTCAGCTGATAGCAGAGAGAGCTGATAAggaaaagggtgtgtgtgtgtgtgtaggtgtgtgtaggtgtgtgtaggtgtgtgtgctgtgtatcAGTTCCTAGTTCAGACTTCATACTGACTCTCAGCAGGTTTTGAGTATGTCCgttaaataactttaatatgTTGTGTGTTCAATCTGGAAAAACAATGCAGACTTAAACACAGTGTTTTTGGAGTGTGCACCTGTTGATAGAGACAGTTTGGTCCATTCCATCTAAACATCGTCATCCATTTATCCGGGACCTCAATGCCGTGAGAGCCCCTTGCAGGAGAACCGGGCTCCAGACACCACCGCCCTCAGCTGCATAGGGACACACagacctctccaccacgatgaCATNNNNNNNNNNcccccccccccccccctccgagACATTACTGTCCAACAATGCACCTAGGAAGATTTTACAATAACTGTGGACAGTAGTGAGACGGCAAAATATCTTTGAGGgataaaaaattgttttttacttcctgatgtttgttttgctgtgttgtaacgtgtgtggttgtgtggaATCAGCTGGCTCCAAACTCAAAGTCTTACATTgtaaaattcacacacacacacacacacacagattgaaaacacttcaaattacaaaaatatctgtttgttatgtatgtataaagTAGGTGTTTTAGTTTGTCAGAAATTCAGTGCAATTATGTGACATTTCTTAAGATTAAGTATTCTAAAGGatgcatgtgtaaaaaaataattttatattaagttgattatatattatattacttgtctgtgtctttctttctctaggAGCTTCTGGACTCAATTTAAACGGGAAGATGTTCACTTTGTCTGTTAATGGAGGAGGAGTTTCCTTCTATTCACCCTATTTTTCACCCACCACCTCCAGTCCCTACACCACCCGCCGCCCCTACTACACCACCACCCGTCCCTACACCCCCCAACCCACCACCCGCCGCCCCTACTACACCACCACCCGTCCCTACACCCCCCGAACCACCACCCCCCGACCTACCACCACCCGTCCCTGGACCACAGCACCTACTACTAGAGGTGAGTACATTTGAAACTACATGaccaaacagaaacacagtgtCAGTGATCAGGATATGAAACCCAAAATATGTCTTTATGTACAGTGTCTTCCTGTTAACAAGTGACGATATTAACTTAAAAAGAGTTGTGAATCTTGTGTgggaaaacaggaacagaaaccaGCACATTGTTCCCACATGGACCAAATTTACATGGTTGTTTGtgaatgattattattatgttattgttatgtttttacgattgcttttttcaatacttttaacaattttcctaACGCACCAccacacctacaacacacaacCGGCATAACGGTTAACTttatgctcaaaatcacacattgtaaactaaattCCAACACTAATCTTCATAATACAGTAATAAACTAGGGGTGTCATGATACCAAAAATTCATAAGTCAGTGCCAAAACCAGTAAAATAACACGATTCTCGATGCCGATTTCAATACCAGGATTGCAGATATTGCAGTCTAAGGATTTTCTAAGATTCCATAAACTCTAACTTGGAACATAAGCttgaattgattaaaaaaatattaaaatgtcataacaaGACCAACAGAACATGTTGCAATGCAATTAAGAAATGCAATTAAGCATAgaactgtgtaaaaaaacatcaacagtgTTTCTCACAGTTGCGTGCCTAGAGACGTTACAAACCCAAACtcgggtaaatattggagatgtatttgaagaTGACATTGGCtacactttgaaaaacaaatttttttatcaacatgaatgaaaaatatcTGCAAAACCTAACCTTTCATCGTCTGCTCTAAATATcgtttatgtgtttatttggtacttttttttatttatgcaccACAACAATCAAATAACTGTTCATGTGTTATGATTTTTACTTAACTTTATCAACTAAATTTGTCACTCATCACCTTCCATGTGACTCCTGCAGGTGTGTCCGTGTGTCTGCGTTACATGTCCGACTTTCAGACAGACATCCGCTCCATCTTCACCCTCAGTCCATCCAGCAGACAGCCTCTGCAGATGGGAGTCAGTGCTTCAGGGTCGTATAGACTATCCTTTGACAGATATGGTTATTACAACCTAAACTTGAAACCCTACAAAACCTTCTGGGCAAACATCAGACTGGAAATCTGGACCCGGGTCTGCCTTACAGTGGACACCATGAAGAATGTGGCCCAGTTGTTTAGCGACTCGAGTATGAGCATCAGGAAGATGCTGCCTACTGATGTTCAGGTAAGAACATCGATCAAAGTAGCCAAGCCTAGTGTAGACTTACAGTCATGGACAAAATTTATATTATTGGCTCCCCTGGAACTTTTCCAGAAAATGCAccatttccccccaaaaagtgttgcaatgacaaatgttttggtaAACACATGTTTATTACCTGTAAGTGCATTGGAAGAgcacaaaaaagcagaagaaaaaaggcaaatttgacatcattttacacaaaactcCCAAAATGGGCTGGCCAAAATCATTGGCACCCTGTTAAAAATGTGGGTAAATAATTTCATTTCCAGCATGTGATgttcatttaacccttgtgttgtcctctcatcaaccatgaaaaaaaaaaatgttggtcactttttccaacatttttgccactttttcaatgttgttggTGCTTGgtacccaaggacaacatgagggttaaactcaCCTGTGGCAATTAACAGGTGCTGGCAGCATAGAAATCTAAACTGAAGCCAGTTAGAGTATATAACATTTGGCTGAAAGCGATTGGTTTCAGTTATTTTCTCCAAAGCGTGTGCAAGCAAACATTAAGATGAGGGTGCCAACAATTTTGTCTGACctaattttttagttttgtgtaaaatgatgtcaaatttgcctt
The Etheostoma cragini isolate CJK2018 chromosome 4, CSU_Ecrag_1.0, whole genome shotgun sequence genome window above contains:
- the LOC117943817 gene encoding uncharacterized protein LOC117943817 isoform X1, with amino-acid sequence MKSVLLYVPMAMVVMSTLVGLTATTPWFRTTTPTWTTTAGASGLNLNGKMFTLSVNGGGVSFYSPYFSPTTSSPYTTRRPYYTTTRPYTPQPTTRRPYYTTTRPYTPRTTTPRPTTTRPWTTAPTTRGVSVCLRYMSDFQTDIRSIFTLSPSSRQPLQMGVSASGSYRLSFDRYGYYNLNLKPYKTFWANIRLEIWTRVCLTVDTMKNVAQLFSDSSMSIRKMLPTDVQYVWSGEPVIDFSGFDGQVTDVQIWDYSLKYREVLNYMNSGRYSSYSGSALTWSYISYSLRGKVLLEDVYERQWQDQQLIQSKKKNMRQPKGEKKSREFFNLSESKREQL
- the LOC117943817 gene encoding uncharacterized protein LOC117943817 isoform X2 is translated as MKSVLLYVPMAMVVMSTLVGLTATTPWFRTTTPTWTTTAGASGLNLNGKMFTLSVNGGGVSFYSPYFSPTTSSPYTTRRPYYTTTRPYTPQPTTRRPYYTTTRPYTPRTTTPRPTTTRPWTTAPTTRGVSVCLRYMSDFQTDIRSIFTLSPSSRQPLQMGVSASGSYRLSFDRYGYYNLNLKPYKTFWANIRLEIWTRVCLTVDTMKNVAQLFSDSSMSIRKMLPTDYVWSGEPVIDFSGFDGQVTDVQIWDYSLKYREVLNYMNSGRYSSYSGSALTWSYISYSLRGKVLLEDVYERQWQDQQLIQSKKKNMRQPKGEKKSREFFNLSESKREQL
- the LOC117943817 gene encoding uncharacterized protein LOC117943817 isoform X3; this encodes MKSVLLYVPMAMVVMSTLVGLTATTPWFRTTTPTWTTTAGASGLNLNGKMFTLSVNGGGVSFYSPYFSPTTSSPYTTRRPYYTTTRPYTPQPTTPRTTTPRPTTTRPWTTAPTTRGVSVCLRYMSDFQTDIRSIFTLSPSSRQPLQMGVSASGSYRLSFDRYGYYNLNLKPYKTFWANIRLEIWTRVCLTVDTMKNVAQLFSDSSMSIRKMLPTDVQYVWSGEPVIDFSGFDGQVTDVQIWDYSLKYREVLNYMNSGRYSSYSGSALTWSYISYSLRGKVLLEDVYERQWQDQQLIQSKKKNMRQPKGEKKSREFFNLSESKREQL